In a single window of the Papaver somniferum cultivar HN1 chromosome 8, ASM357369v1, whole genome shotgun sequence genome:
- the LOC113305914 gene encoding uncharacterized protein LOC113305914: MVEETSKDGEKGKQPEHDSSKKNPVYHLGSSDGPGILITPIVLRETNYDEWARSIRRSLIAKRKFGFVDGTIKEPTDPEQLEEWIAVQSTIVSWIKNTLDSSIRSTLGDYDDVALLWTHLRKRFCVVSGTRICQIKLSLSECKQGKSESVAVYFGRLNKLWGALVTNMKIPQCKCGHCTYDIASQVTTLRE; encoded by the coding sequence ATGGTAGAAGAAACATCAAAAGACGGAGAAAAAGGAAAACAACCGGAGCATGATTCATCGAAGAAAAATCCGGTGTATCATCTAGGATCGAGTGATGGTCCTGGTATTCTTATTACCCCGATTGTGTTAAGAGAaactaactatgatgaatgggctagatcCATTAGAAGATCATTAATAGCCAAACGAAAGTTTGGTTTTGTTGACGGCACAATAAAAGAACCTACAGATCCTGAACAATTGGAGGAATGGATTGCGGTTCAATCAACCATTGTTTCCTGGATTAAAAACACCCTGGATTCTTCCATACGATCGACACtgggagattatgatgatgttgcTCTTCTCTGGACACACTTGCGGAAACGATTTTGTGTGGTAAGTGGTACAAGAATCTGTCAAATAAAATTATCTTTGAGTGAGTGTAAACAAGGTAAATCTGAAAGTGTAGCTGTTTATTTTGGAAGATTAAATAAGTTGTGGGGTGCCCTGGTGACAAATATGAAAATACCACAATGCAAGTGTGGTCATTGCACCTATGATATCGCAAGTCAGGTGACTACTTTGAGAGAATAA